A part of Muntiacus reevesi chromosome 12, mMunRee1.1, whole genome shotgun sequence genomic DNA contains:
- the SLC10A5 gene encoding sodium/bile acid cotransporter 5 has protein sequence MIRKLFIVLLLSSVTLGEARKPFLSLLNIEKTEALFFTKSEETVVVRSSYRDKQPNSSYLLVQLEDDKMLQVVNVTKTLSDVTSFTINLVTDGDGETNLTVQLWDLEGRRERLIEEIKNVRVRVLKQRQDSPFPASNLIDRNILMLFLPMILLNKCAFGCKIEFQVFDTVWKRPLPVVIGAVVQFFLMPFCGFLLTQILALPEAQAFGFIVTCTCPGGGGGYLFALLLEGDVTLAILMTCTSTFLALVTMPTNSYIYSRILGLSGTLHIPISRIMSTLLFILAPMSVGIAIKRRLPNKANFLERIIRPLSFILMFIGIYLTFSMGLVFLKTVNLEVLLLGVLVPALGLLFGYFFAKISMLPLPVCKTVAIEGGVLNSFLALAIIQLSFPQSDADSASVAPFTVAMCSGCEMLLILLFYKAKKRCILNIEEKRVKNPPV, from the coding sequence atgattagAAAACTTTTTATTGTCCTGCTTTTGTCATCTGTGACTCTTGGAGAAGCCAGGAAACCCTTTCTCAGTTTGCTGAACATAGAAAAGACTGAAGCACTGTTTTTCACAAAGTCGGAAGAAACCGTTGTTGTAAGGTCAAGTTACAGAGATAAACAACCAAACTCCAGCTACCTCCTCGTGCAACTGGAAGATGATAAAATGCTCCAAGTGGTGAATGTGACCAAGACCTTGTCGGACGTGACCAGCTTTACCATAAATCTGGTGACAGATGGAGACGGAGAGACAAATCTGACCGTTCAGCTGTGGGATTTGGAAGGTAGGCGCGAAAGGCTCATTGAAGAGATAAAGAATGTCCGAGTCAGAGTGCTCAAACAGAGACAAGACAGTCCTTTCCCGGCATCAAACCTCATTGACAGAAACATCCTAATGCTTTTTCTGCCAATGATCCTGCTAAATAAATGTGCGTTTGGTTGCAAGATTGAGTTCCAGGTGTTTGACACGGTGTGGAAGAGGCCTTTACCGGTAGTTATTGGGGCGGTGGTACAGTTTTTTCTTATGCCATTTTGCGGATTCCTTCTGACGCAGATTTTGGCCTTGCCTGAGGCACAGGCTTTTGGATTTATAGTCACCTGCACGTGcccaggtggtggtgggggctaCCTCTTTGCTCTGCTTCTAGAAGGAGATGTCACGTTGGCCATCCTCATGACTTGCACGTCAACATTTCTGGCCCTGGTAACGATGCCTACCAATTCGTACATATACAGTAGAATCTTAGGGTTATCAGGTACACTGCATATTCCTATTTCTAGAATTATGTCAACCCTCCTCTTCATCCTCGCACCAATGTCAGTGGGAATAGCCATCAAGCGTAGACTGCCTAACAAAGCAAACTTCTTGGAGAGGATCATCAGACCTCtgagttttattttaatgtttataggGATTTATTTGACTTTCAGCATGGGATTGGTGTTTCTGAAAACAGTGAACCTCGAGGTGCTTCTGTTGGGTGTCTTAGTTCCTGCTTTGGGTTTGTTGTTCGGGTACTTTTTTGCTAAAATTTCTATGCTGCCTCTTCCTGTTTGTAAAACTGTCGCTATTGAAGGTGGGGTTCTGAATAGTTTCTTAGCGCTTGCCATTATTCAGCTTTCCTTTCCCCAGTCCGATGCAGACTCGGCTTCTGTGGCCCCGTTTACTGTGGCCATGTGCTCTGGATGTGAAATGTTACTGATCCTTCTGTTCTACAAGGCTAAGAAAAGATGCATCCTTAACATCgaagaaaaaagagtgaaaaatccCCCAGTCTAA